One part of the Alphaproteobacteria bacterium genome encodes these proteins:
- a CDS encoding HD domain-containing protein translates to MNIKERTVDYFESLAKPFLENKNLSDDQKTKVDIKYSHPYRVAKLSEEFADYFNMSKEDADMFYVIALLHDVGRFEQIKVFNSFSDKDTMDHGDLSERVISELDFIKNHFSTEDFDIICKAIKNHNKLTIDNKITDGRTLYFCKMIRDIDKLDIYKVYIEDIYEKGNLDSVEGKGKGNPREVPSDVFQSVLNKEEVPYTLIRTQADKLILSLGYIFDINYKYSFEILKKMVIMIS, encoded by the coding sequence GTGAATATAAAAGAGAGAACAGTAGATTATTTTGAATCTTTAGCAAAGCCTTTTTTAGAAAATAAAAACTTAAGTGATGATCAAAAAACTAAAGTGGATATAAAATATTCTCACCCATATAGAGTGGCGAAATTAAGTGAAGAGTTTGCAGATTATTTTAATATGTCTAAAGAGGATGCTGATATGTTTTATGTAATTGCTCTTTTACATGATGTGGGGAGATTTGAGCAAATAAAAGTATTTAATTCCTTTTCTGATAAAGATACTATGGATCACGGAGATTTAAGTGAAAGAGTAATAAGTGAACTAGATTTTATCAAGAATCATTTTTCAACAGAAGACTTTGATATTATTTGTAAAGCTATAAAAAATCATAATAAACTCACCATAGATAATAAAATAACAGATGGTAGAACTTTATACTTTTGTAAAATGATTAGAGATATTGACAAGCTAGATATATATAAAGTTTATATTGAGGATATATATGAAAAAGGAAATCTAGATAGTGTTGAAGGTAAGGGGAAGGGCAACCCAAGAGAAGTGCCTTCAGATGTTTTTCAAAGTGTTTTGAATAAGGAGGAAGTGCCTTACACTCTTATAAGAACACAAGCAGATAAACTTATTTTGTCATTAGGTTATATTTTTGATATAAATTATAAATATAGTTTTGAAATTTTGAAAAAAATGGTTATTATGATAAGTTGA
- a CDS encoding NAD(P)-dependent glycerol-3-phosphate dehydrogenase gives MKKITVIGGGAFGTSLAMTAAKANNDVILWAREQDVVQEINESHTNRFLPKATLPDNIIATNDMQEALSSPDIVLFVTPAQYVRDTFKEILPKLNSKTPVVICAKGIEVKTGLLLSEVIKEISKDTPLAVLSGPGFAAEIADEKLTAVTIGADDINVAEEVSNALKNSYFRPYISNDLITPQIGGSVKNVIAIAVGIADGYELGDNGRSALIARGLAEMSRFAAAIGGKKENIIGLSGVGDLILTANSKQSRNYSCGYEIGKTANAESVISSSTKTVEGLCTVVAVLKRAKDLGVEMPICQAIYNVVYEGKDIETEIEALFSRSVGKEF, from the coding sequence ATGAAAAAAATTACAGTTATCGGTGGTGGAGCTTTTGGAACATCTTTAGCTATGACAGCAGCGAAAGCTAATAATGATGTTATCTTGTGGGCAAGAGAACAAGATGTTGTACAGGAAATAAATGAATCTCACACTAATAGGTTTTTACCTAAAGCAACTTTGCCAGATAATATTATTGCAACCAATGATATGCAAGAGGCTTTATCTTCTCCAGACATTGTTTTATTTGTTACTCCTGCTCAATATGTTAGAGATACTTTTAAAGAAATATTACCAAAATTAAATTCAAAAACTCCTGTTGTTATTTGTGCGAAAGGTATAGAAGTTAAAACTGGACTTTTATTGAGTGAGGTTATTAAAGAGATTTCTAAAGATACTCCTTTAGCAGTTCTTTCAGGCCCAGGTTTTGCCGCAGAAATAGCAGATGAAAAATTAACAGCTGTTACTATAGGTGCTGATGATATTAATGTAGCAGAAGAAGTTTCAAATGCTTTAAAAAATTCATATTTCCGCCCTTATATTTCTAATGACCTGATTACTCCTCAAATAGGAGGGTCGGTTAAAAATGTTATTGCAATTGCAGTAGGTATTGCAGATGGTTATGAATTAGGAGATAATGGTAGATCGGCTCTAATTGCAAGAGGCTTGGCTGAGATGTCTCGTTTTGCTGCAGCCATAGGAGGGAAAAAAGAAAATATTATTGGATTGTCAGGAGTGGGAGATTTAATATTAACCGCAAATTCAAAACAGTCTAGAAATTACTCTTGTGGATATGAAATCGGGAAAACAGCAAATGCAGAGAGTGTTATATCTTCTTCAACAAAAACGGTTGAAGGATTGTGTACTGTTGTTGCTGTCCTTAAAAGAGCAAAAGATTTAGGTGTTGAAATGCCGATATGTCAAGCAATATATAATGTTGTTTATGAAGGCAAAGATATAGAAACAGAAATAGAAGCTCTTTTCTCAAGAAGTGTTGGTAAAGAATTTTAA
- the fmt gene encoding methionyl-tRNA formyltransferase — protein MKIAYMGTPDFAVPALKKLIEKFGIEVVYSKEPKPVGRGHKIKKTPVHIIAEENNIEVRTPKSLRKNTEEWNYLKSLDLDYIVVCAYGLILPQELLDIPSKGCINIHGSLLPRWRGAAPLQRAILEGDEKTGITIMKMDAGLDTGDMLLKGELSIDKNTTAISLHDDMANLGGELIVEYIANPTKPEKQDDSMANYANKITKDEGLIDWNSSAEKILRQYNALAIWPGVYFELNGQNIKVKSLELVEGSGKAGEILNKDMVIACSEGAIKLNKLQKPGKSAVDGIAFFNGTQELKVGDVI, from the coding sequence ATGAAGATAGCATATATGGGGACTCCTGATTTTGCAGTTCCTGCTTTAAAAAAATTAATAGAGAAATTTGGAATTGAAGTTGTTTATTCTAAAGAGCCAAAACCTGTTGGTAGAGGGCATAAAATTAAAAAAACTCCAGTTCATATAATCGCGGAAGAAAATAATATAGAGGTTAGGACTCCTAAATCTTTGAGGAAGAATACAGAAGAGTGGAATTATTTAAAATCTTTAGATTTAGATTATATAGTGGTATGTGCATATGGTCTTATTTTACCGCAAGAGCTTTTAGATATTCCAAGTAAGGGTTGTATTAACATTCACGGATCTTTACTTCCTCGTTGGAGAGGAGCTGCTCCTTTGCAAAGAGCCATCTTAGAAGGTGATGAAAAAACTGGAATAACTATTATGAAAATGGATGCTGGATTGGATACAGGAGATATGCTTCTTAAAGGAGAATTATCTATAGATAAAAACACTACAGCTATTTCTTTACATGATGATATGGCAAATTTAGGAGGAGAACTTATAGTTGAGTATATAGCTAATCCAACTAAACCTGAAAAACAAGATGATAGTATGGCAAATTATGCAAATAAAATCACAAAAGATGAGGGGCTAATAGATTGGAATAGCTCTGCAGAAAAAATACTAAGGCAGTATAATGCTCTAGCTATTTGGCCAGGGGTTTATTTTGAGCTTAATGGTCAAAATATAAAGGTTAAGTCTTTAGAATTAGTAGAAGGTAGTGGTAAAGCTGGAGAAATATTAAATAAAGATATGGTTATTGCTTGTTCTGAAGGGGCAATAAAGTTAAATAAATTACAAAAACCTGGTAAGTCTGCTGTGGATGGAATAGCATTTTTTAATGGAACTCAAGAATTGAAAGTTGGAGATGTTATATAG
- a CDS encoding AMP nucleosidase, producing MESKFFTNANKAVDYAKKIYNSNIEILQSAFEDFTNGKEIAERVSAYYPYIKINIKSARIENKNKGHLSYGLITAPGIYKTTLTAFNVFEGYYLDQISLLLNNHKVPVEIGLSKEKIPLHFALSEDTNANSLDLEKQAQIPDLFDVPNLSIIDDDYSNGSHLLEEDIKVMPLSLFRASRVDLSLKRLAHYTGTNPEDFQRYILFTNYQFYIDEFKKYAEEESIKKGKYLDFKSPDTNQKNIQMPAYHLKAEGHKGITIINIGVGPSNAKTITDHVAVLRPHTWMMLGHCAGLRNSQKLGDYVLAHAYLRLDGILDDIVPLSIPIPALSEIQNAIQDAIMEITKTDKNSIKNLMRTGTVITTGDRNWEIDKNSLSIKTLSDSRAIALDMESATIATNGYRFRIPYGTLLSISDKPLHGELKLPGMANEFYKKQISQHLHIGVKAMELLRENGPNKLHSRKLRSFKEVGFR from the coding sequence ATGGAATCTAAATTTTTTACAAATGCAAATAAAGCTGTAGATTATGCAAAAAAAATATACAATAGCAACATTGAGATACTACAATCTGCATTTGAGGATTTTACAAACGGTAAAGAAATAGCAGAAAGAGTATCTGCATATTATCCATATATAAAAATAAACATAAAATCCGCAAGAATTGAAAACAAAAACAAAGGTCATTTATCTTATGGACTGATAACAGCTCCAGGAATATACAAAACAACTTTAACAGCATTTAATGTATTTGAAGGATATTATCTTGATCAAATTTCTTTACTATTAAATAATCACAAAGTCCCTGTAGAAATAGGCTTATCTAAAGAAAAGATTCCTTTACACTTTGCTTTATCAGAAGATACAAATGCTAATTCTTTAGATTTAGAGAAGCAGGCTCAAATCCCTGATTTATTTGATGTTCCTAATTTGTCGATAATTGATGATGATTACTCTAATGGCTCGCACTTATTAGAGGAAGACATAAAGGTAATGCCTTTATCTCTTTTCAGAGCATCAAGAGTAGATTTAAGCTTAAAAAGATTAGCTCACTATACAGGAACAAATCCTGAAGATTTTCAAAGATATATTCTTTTCACAAACTATCAGTTCTATATAGATGAGTTTAAAAAATATGCTGAAGAAGAGTCTATAAAAAAAGGTAAATATTTAGATTTTAAATCACCAGACACTAACCAAAAAAATATACAAATGCCTGCATATCATTTAAAAGCAGAAGGCCATAAGGGAATAACCATAATTAACATTGGAGTTGGCCCATCAAATGCAAAAACAATAACAGATCATGTAGCCGTTTTAAGACCTCATACATGGATGATGCTGGGACACTGTGCTGGGCTAAGAAACTCTCAAAAACTAGGAGACTATGTTTTAGCTCATGCTTATTTAAGATTAGATGGGATTTTAGATGATATTGTTCCTCTATCAATTCCTATACCAGCCTTATCTGAAATACAAAATGCCATTCAAGATGCTATTATGGAAATAACTAAAACAGATAAAAACAGCATAAAGAATTTAATGAGAACAGGAACAGTCATAACAACTGGAGATAGAAACTGGGAAATAGATAAGAACTCTTTGTCTATAAAAACTCTTTCAGATTCTAGAGCAATTGCTCTAGACATGGAATCCGCAACAATTGCTACCAATGGTTACAGGTTTAGAATCCCTTATGGAACTCTACTGTCAATATCAGACAAACCATTGCATGGAGAACTAAAGCTCCCAGGGATGGCTAATGAATTTTATAAAAAGCAAATATCTCAACATTTACATATTGGTGTAAAAGCAATGGAGCTCTTAAGAGAAAACGGTCCAAACAAACTTCATAGCAGAAAACTAAGAAGTTTTAAAGAAGTCGGCTTTAGATAA
- a CDS encoding DUF5680 domain-containing protein, giving the protein MYHQRLTEERIKEILSFMYEAHLRTYAATRETNQKYQLTPPKNDGFIEYVYERDGWTYHDSYLGEINAPGREVIYYQNEPVWTMAYRSKILTNDFSIVNKIYDFLREALRNNTKEMPFRGPKEFEEGDFNYSFVIQEGDYKDFLGREEIYYKGQLVYVNRTMGGIIEN; this is encoded by the coding sequence ATGTACCATCAAAGACTTACTGAGGAGAGAATTAAAGAGATTTTAAGTTTCATGTATGAAGCTCATTTAAGAACATATGCAGCAACAAGAGAAACAAATCAAAAATATCAATTAACTCCCCCTAAAAATGACGGATTTATTGAATATGTGTATGAAAGAGATGGCTGGACATATCATGATTCATATTTAGGCGAAATAAATGCTCCTGGAAGAGAAGTTATATACTACCAAAATGAGCCAGTTTGGACAATGGCATATAGAAGTAAAATTCTAACTAATGATTTCTCAATTGTTAATAAAATTTACGATTTCTTAAGAGAAGCTCTTAGAAACAACACTAAAGAAATGCCTTTTAGAGGACCTAAAGAGTTTGAAGAAGGGGATTTTAACTATTCTTTTGTAATACAAGAAGGCGATTATAAAGATTTCCTTGGCAGAGAAGAAATATATTATAAAGGCCAACTTGTATATGTTAACAGAACTATGGGCGGAATTATTGAGAACTAA
- the pepN gene encoding aminopeptidase N yields the protein MAKEVIYRKDYKAPDFLIDNVYLNFDLEEDNTIVKSKIEFKKNNKEAKDCVLFADDLIFISVSMNGELLSVDDYILSEKELIIKNAPDKFILEVENKIDPLANKKLEGLYCSSGNFCTQCEPEGFRRITYYPDRSDVMAKFTVRMVADKDKYPVLLSNGNLIEQGNLKDNRHFAVYEDPFRKPSYLFALVAGKLDSISDKFTTMTGKEVDLHIYCNPGDSEKCYHAMESLKKAMKWDEVRFGREYDLNIFNIVIVHDFNSGAMENKSLNIFNSSVALANPKTATDNNFTYIEKVIGHEYFHNWSGDRVTCQSWFELTLKEGFTVFRDSEFSADMQDRSTERIKDVITLRNAQFPEDDSPMAHPIRPDSYMEINNFYTATVYEKGAEIIRMMHTMLGEEKFRKGTDLYFSKFDGQAVTCDDFVNCMEEVSGIDLTQFKLWYSQSGTPEVKVKSYWNKEDRTYKLDLSQETLPTSKQKEKTNLYIPVKMAILNHEGEEIDLILNGKNLGKETVIILNEKEQSFVFENVHSQPTASLFRCFSAPVKIKTDFDIADYRFLMENDEDGFNRWDSSQKLAKHVIMNGIKDFDNFEVPEYMIKSFRKIMLNDNMDDDFKALMLRLPSEKEISGWCSVIDPDVIHAVREKIISELSIKLNHEFIDIYGKTTFSGEYDISHESIGRRALHNVCLSYLCANSNKGALMLAENQYFHSNNMTEQFSAMTNIINKDEKVDLVLNNFFETYKDDFLVVNKWFLAQATSSKDNALEKVKELKKHPNFDMNNPNKVRSLIGVFASMNPTNFHKKDGSGYKFIADCLIELNSINPHVAARIIDSLCAFKKYDKNRQDKMVTELRRIKDIEKISPNLLEKIDSALKTV from the coding sequence ATGGCAAAAGAAGTTATTTACAGAAAAGATTATAAAGCTCCAGATTTTTTGATTGATAATGTTTATCTAAATTTTGATTTAGAAGAGGACAATACAATTGTAAAATCTAAAATAGAATTTAAGAAAAATAATAAAGAGGCAAAAGATTGTGTTTTGTTTGCAGATGATTTGATTTTTATATCTGTATCAATGAATGGTGAATTGTTATCAGTTGATGACTATATTCTTTCAGAGAAAGAGTTAATTATTAAAAATGCACCAGATAAATTCATTTTAGAAGTTGAAAATAAAATAGATCCATTAGCTAATAAAAAACTAGAAGGGCTTTATTGCTCTAGTGGAAATTTCTGTACTCAATGTGAACCGGAAGGGTTTAGGAGAATTACCTATTACCCAGATAGATCAGATGTAATGGCTAAGTTTACAGTTAGAATGGTTGCGGATAAAGATAAATATCCAGTTTTATTGTCTAATGGTAATTTGATTGAACAGGGGAATCTAAAAGACAATAGGCATTTCGCTGTTTATGAAGACCCGTTTAGAAAACCGTCTTATTTATTTGCTTTAGTTGCTGGAAAGCTGGACTCGATTTCTGATAAGTTTACTACCATGACAGGTAAAGAAGTGGATTTGCACATATATTGTAATCCTGGGGATTCAGAAAAATGTTATCATGCTATGGAGTCTCTTAAGAAAGCTATGAAGTGGGATGAGGTTAGATTTGGAAGAGAATATGACTTAAACATATTTAATATAGTTATTGTTCATGATTTTAATTCAGGAGCGATGGAAAATAAATCTCTAAATATTTTTAATTCTTCAGTTGCTTTGGCAAATCCTAAGACTGCGACAGATAATAACTTTACATATATTGAAAAGGTAATTGGTCATGAGTATTTTCATAATTGGTCAGGTGATAGAGTTACTTGTCAGTCATGGTTTGAATTAACATTAAAAGAGGGTTTTACTGTTTTTAGAGATAGTGAGTTCTCGGCAGATATGCAAGATAGATCTACAGAAAGAATTAAAGATGTTATTACTTTAAGAAATGCTCAATTTCCAGAAGATGATTCTCCAATGGCTCACCCTATAAGGCCAGATAGCTATATGGAGATAAATAATTTTTATACTGCAACTGTATATGAAAAAGGTGCAGAAATTATTCGTATGATGCATACAATGCTTGGAGAAGAAAAGTTCCGAAAGGGAACAGATTTATATTTCTCTAAATTTGATGGGCAGGCAGTAACTTGTGATGATTTTGTTAATTGTATGGAAGAAGTGTCAGGAATAGATTTAACTCAATTTAAATTGTGGTATTCTCAGTCAGGTACTCCAGAAGTTAAAGTTAAAAGTTATTGGAATAAAGAGGATAGAACTTATAAATTGGATCTATCTCAAGAAACTTTGCCAACAAGTAAACAAAAAGAAAAAACAAACTTGTATATACCTGTTAAAATGGCAATCCTTAATCATGAGGGAGAAGAAATAGATTTAATATTAAATGGAAAAAATCTTGGTAAAGAAACAGTTATTATTTTAAATGAAAAAGAGCAATCTTTTGTGTTTGAAAATGTTCACTCCCAGCCAACAGCTTCTTTGTTTAGATGTTTCTCTGCACCTGTTAAAATAAAAACAGATTTTGATATTGCTGATTATAGATTCTTGATGGAGAATGATGAGGATGGCTTTAATCGTTGGGATAGCTCTCAGAAGTTAGCTAAGCATGTTATTATGAACGGAATAAAAGATTTTGATAACTTTGAAGTTCCAGAGTATATGATTAAATCTTTTAGAAAAATAATGCTAAATGATAATATGGATGATGATTTTAAAGCTCTAATGCTTAGACTCCCAAGTGAGAAAGAAATCTCAGGGTGGTGTAGTGTTATAGATCCTGATGTTATTCATGCTGTAAGAGAAAAAATAATATCAGAGCTTTCTATAAAATTAAACCATGAGTTTATAGATATATATGGTAAGACTACTTTCTCAGGAGAGTATGATATTTCTCATGAGAGTATAGGAAGGAGAGCTTTACATAATGTTTGTTTGAGTTATCTATGTGCTAACTCTAATAAAGGAGCTCTAATGTTAGCTGAAAATCAATATTTTCATTCAAACAATATGACAGAGCAGTTTTCTGCTATGACTAATATTATAAATAAAGATGAAAAAGTTGATTTAGTTTTAAATAACTTCTTTGAAACATATAAAGACGATTTTCTTGTTGTTAATAAGTGGTTCTTAGCACAAGCAACTTCATCTAAAGATAATGCTTTGGAAAAAGTAAAAGAGCTGAAAAAACATCCTAATTTTGATATGAATAATCCAAACAAGGTTAGAAGTTTAATAGGTGTGTTTGCTTCTATGAATCCAACTAATTTCCATAAAAAAGATGGCAGTGGTTATAAGTTTATCGCAGATTGTTTAATAGAGTTAAATTCTATTAACCCTCATGTTGCTGCAAGAATTATTGACTCTCTTTGTGCATTTAAAAAATATGATAAAAATAGACAGGATAAGATGGTGACAGAGCTAAGAAGAATTAAAGATATTGAAAAAATATCTCCTAATTTGCTAGAAAAGATTGACAGTGCTCTTAAAACTGTTTAA
- a CDS encoding tRNA (guanine(46)-N(7))-methyltransferase TrmB — translation MEVDKEDKRFHGRIFGKTMKGERASYIKTHLPKVEIKVDEDFSDPKGIFDMPVDEVWLEIGFGNGEHVISQAIHNSNVGIIGAEPYMNGVSALLRDMGDLKNIRVLPSDVRPLLDNLPDNCLDKVFILFNDPWPKKRHHKRRFANKYNLDRLARVLKSGGELVFATDHKGLAIHSIRAFEGHPDFIWVNRDKISAWRKRPEGWFPTRYEEKALKQGRKSVYFFLKRI, via the coding sequence ATGGAAGTAGATAAAGAAGATAAAAGATTTCATGGTAGAATTTTTGGTAAGACTATGAAAGGCGAAAGAGCTTCTTATATAAAGACTCATTTACCTAAGGTAGAAATAAAAGTCGATGAGGATTTTTCTGATCCAAAAGGTATCTTTGATATGCCCGTTGATGAAGTGTGGTTAGAGATAGGTTTTGGAAATGGAGAACATGTTATTTCTCAAGCAATACACAACAGTAATGTTGGGATAATAGGAGCAGAGCCATATATGAATGGTGTCTCCGCATTGCTTAGAGATATGGGAGACCTAAAAAACATCAGAGTTTTGCCCTCTGATGTTAGGCCTCTTTTAGATAATTTGCCAGATAATTGTTTAGATAAGGTTTTTATACTTTTTAATGATCCTTGGCCAAAGAAGAGGCATCATAAAAGAAGATTTGCTAATAAATATAATCTCGATAGACTTGCTAGAGTTCTGAAAAGTGGCGGAGAGTTAGTTTTTGCTACTGATCACAAAGGTTTGGCTATACATAGTATCAGAGCCTTTGAAGGGCATCCAGATTTTATTTGGGTAAATAGAGATAAAATATCAGCTTGGAGAAAAAGACCTGAAGGCTGGTTCCCAACAAGATATGAAGAAAAGGCTCTTAAACAAGGAAGAAAATCTGTATATTTCTTTTTAAAGAGAATATAG
- the truA gene encoding tRNA pseudouridine(38-40) synthase TruA, which produces MQRWKIIIEYDGTSLYGWQKQKGFLSVQEIVENALEKFSKEKIEIYGSGRTDTGVHSTGQVAHFDMERDMEEFQVFEALNSFLKKSPVAIISAEKIDNSFHARFDAKLRHYTYKILNRKAPTSLNRYRMWHFKYDLDIEAMQEAANFLIGKHDFSSFRAANCQSNSPIKSIERISFHKEGDVISMDISAKSFMYHQVRNIIGTLVDVGNGRTSVKEFKDILEAKDRTKAGITAPACGLYFTRIDY; this is translated from the coding sequence ATGCAAAGGTGGAAAATAATAATTGAATATGATGGAACTAGCTTATACGGTTGGCAAAAACAAAAAGGTTTTTTAAGTGTTCAAGAAATAGTAGAAAATGCTTTAGAAAAATTCTCAAAAGAGAAAATAGAGATATATGGTTCTGGTAGAACTGACACGGGTGTTCACTCAACCGGACAAGTTGCTCATTTTGATATGGAAAGAGATATGGAGGAGTTTCAAGTTTTTGAAGCTTTAAACTCTTTTTTAAAGAAATCTCCAGTCGCTATAATAAGTGCAGAGAAAATAGATAACAGCTTTCATGCGAGGTTTGATGCTAAATTAAGGCACTATACTTATAAAATTCTAAATAGAAAAGCTCCAACTTCTTTAAATAGATATAGAATGTGGCATTTTAAATATGATTTAGATATTGAGGCAATGCAAGAAGCGGCAAATTTCTTAATTGGAAAACATGACTTTTCAAGCTTTAGAGCAGCAAATTGTCAGTCAAATTCTCCTATAAAGAGTATTGAGAGAATATCTTTTCATAAAGAGGGGGATGTGATTTCTATGGATATATCTGCTAAATCTTTTATGTATCATCAAGTTAGAAACATTATCGGAACTTTAGTTGATGTAGGAAATGGAAGAACTTCAGTGAAAGAGTTTAAAGACATATTAGAAGCAAAAGATAGAACAAAAGCTGGAATAACTGCTCCTGCTTGTGGGCTTTATTTTACAAGAATAGATTATTAA
- the trpS gene encoding tryptophan--tRNA ligase codes for MNLENKIVLTGIKPTGTLHVGNYVGAMVPSIDLGNQVDQNKHFMFIADYHALNQEKDGSNIKQWTKEIASAYLACGLNPEHSVFYRQSDVPEIFELQVLLSAYTPKGWMNKAHAYKASVDKNNEKGHHPDDGVNMGLYTYPTLMASDILMFQSDIVPVGKDQVQHVEITRDIASSINHVYKDKVFKTPDYFLKEDAATLPGTDGRKMSKSYNNVIPLFKTDKEIKKAIMSIATDSRPIEEPKDPEGILVYQIAKTIMTPERLEEMATGLKEGKLGYGHIKKMLLEDYLALISDMREKYEYYISHEEELEAILQKGAEKAREIARKNLAEIKEKIFG; via the coding sequence ATGAACTTAGAAAACAAAATTGTATTAACAGGAATTAAACCAACAGGGACTCTTCATGTGGGTAACTATGTTGGAGCAATGGTTCCTTCCATAGACTTAGGAAATCAAGTAGATCAAAATAAACACTTTATGTTTATTGCAGATTATCATGCTCTTAATCAAGAAAAAGATGGAAGTAATATAAAACAGTGGACTAAAGAAATTGCTTCAGCTTATCTTGCTTGCGGTCTAAACCCAGAGCATTCTGTTTTTTATCGCCAATCAGATGTTCCTGAAATATTTGAGCTACAAGTTTTATTATCTGCATATACTCCAAAAGGATGGATGAACAAAGCTCATGCTTATAAAGCATCTGTAGATAAGAACAATGAAAAAGGTCATCATCCAGATGATGGAGTAAACATGGGATTATATACATATCCAACTCTAATGGCATCTGATATACTTATGTTCCAATCAGATATAGTTCCTGTAGGTAAGGACCAAGTTCAACATGTAGAGATAACCAGAGATATTGCTTCTTCAATTAATCATGTTTATAAAGACAAGGTTTTCAAGACTCCTGATTATTTCTTAAAAGAAGATGCTGCAACTTTACCTGGAACAGATGGCAGAAAAATGAGCAAAAGCTATAATAATGTAATTCCTTTATTCAAAACTGATAAAGAAATTAAAAAAGCGATTATGTCAATTGCGACTGATTCTCGACCTATTGAAGAGCCTAAAGATCCAGAAGGCATTTTAGTATATCAAATTGCTAAAACAATTATGACTCCAGAAAGATTAGAAGAAATGGCTACAGGATTAAAAGAAGGCAAACTTGGTTATGGACACATCAAGAAGATGTTGCTTGAAGACTATTTAGCTTTAATCAGTGATATGAGAGAAAAATACGAATATTATATATCTCACGAAGAAGAGCTTGAGGCTATTTTACAAAAAGGTGCTGAAAAAGCTAGAGAAA